In Candidatus Nanopelagicales bacterium, a single window of DNA contains:
- a CDS encoding cellulose biosynthesis cyclic di-GMP-binding regulatory protein BcsB, translated as MPRLLRYVTPVLLVAGLVVSFAGTASGAPLATTAAKSKTTTGTAELPYTLGIQGANGQSRVQVSIPQGGTATRLTGTLKAAYNLPGKVILTANGRKIAEVNAQTGGDINSALKPDDLVDGVLPIVMSAKLESAKDCFADDTAIATLTNAKVAFTIPTVAPTNIGAFLSAGLDSYTVVVPASPRQAEQQAGLDAVSALTYRYPSPTTIRFAATDAPVAGDFLNRVIRVSETPDAAGNSVVLNKAGQLVITGGGTGIDQAAIALGDANTNALQSSSATGLTHPPAFNVKPGSISLVKFGADPVSLTGVGRSEAVVAINQPAFGQSVERIQLNLRGNMTPVPTGGQGRVDFVWNGTLVASLDMGKESTIDLPLTIDQKLLRRDNALSIQLFYTPPGASCSPADLGARADVDVEQSTVEGIAGESLAPGFDRFPQTLAAGIPFATGTAQMSGAQATAAGELISSLQSATPTQQLTVTVLDFQSFAQAGAAGVLVGSSLAQAQQLNAEVTVGSTIEIGPPDNRFSFSQDEPLAVLAAYADGDRNLILLSGQGRTPDQQAVNAELATELAQYANRPPQRWLALQGEALAMGPTKVPTQLRISPPTESTGISPIAVGAIALGVLLILLVAWLWWRPKGQATPVPGSEA; from the coding sequence GGGCAATCGCGGGTGCAGGTTTCGATTCCACAGGGTGGTACGGCAACCCGACTCACCGGAACCCTGAAAGCCGCCTACAACTTGCCGGGCAAAGTCATCCTCACGGCAAATGGCCGCAAGATCGCTGAAGTCAACGCCCAGACTGGTGGAGACATCAATTCCGCGCTGAAACCGGATGACCTCGTTGACGGCGTTTTGCCGATAGTCATGTCGGCCAAATTGGAATCCGCCAAGGACTGCTTCGCCGACGACACCGCGATCGCGACCCTCACGAACGCGAAGGTCGCTTTCACCATCCCGACCGTTGCCCCGACGAACATCGGTGCGTTCCTGTCAGCTGGCCTGGATTCCTACACCGTCGTTGTGCCTGCCTCCCCCCGCCAGGCAGAACAGCAAGCTGGCCTCGATGCAGTCTCAGCTCTGACCTACCGCTACCCCTCACCGACAACCATCAGATTCGCCGCCACGGATGCTCCGGTCGCTGGTGACTTCCTCAACCGCGTCATTCGGGTGAGCGAGACTCCTGACGCCGCTGGCAATTCCGTCGTGTTGAACAAAGCGGGCCAGCTAGTCATTACCGGCGGTGGGACCGGGATTGACCAGGCGGCAATCGCGCTCGGCGACGCCAACACCAACGCCCTCCAGTCCAGCTCGGCGACCGGCCTCACGCACCCACCTGCGTTCAACGTCAAACCCGGATCCATCTCGTTGGTGAAGTTCGGCGCCGACCCCGTCTCCCTTACTGGGGTGGGCCGCTCCGAGGCAGTTGTCGCCATCAACCAACCGGCGTTCGGCCAGAGCGTGGAACGGATCCAGCTGAACCTGCGGGGCAACATGACGCCCGTGCCGACGGGTGGGCAAGGTCGGGTCGACTTCGTCTGGAACGGCACCCTGGTTGCGTCGCTGGACATGGGCAAGGAATCAACGATCGACCTCCCGTTGACCATCGATCAGAAGTTGCTGCGGCGCGACAACGCCCTGTCAATCCAGCTGTTCTACACGCCGCCCGGTGCGAGCTGCTCACCTGCGGACCTGGGCGCACGGGCCGACGTCGACGTCGAACAGAGCACCGTCGAAGGCATCGCTGGCGAATCACTCGCGCCAGGTTTCGACCGCTTCCCACAGACTCTTGCCGCCGGGATCCCATTCGCGACGGGCACAGCACAAATGAGTGGCGCGCAAGCGACGGCAGCCGGCGAACTCATCTCCTCGCTTCAGTCTGCGACGCCCACGCAGCAGTTGACCGTCACCGTGCTGGACTTCCAGAGCTTCGCCCAAGCCGGTGCCGCAGGAGTACTCGTGGGTTCGAGCTTGGCACAAGCGCAACAGTTGAATGCCGAAGTCACTGTCGGATCAACCATCGAGATCGGACCGCCGGACAACCGCTTCTCTTTCTCGCAGGACGAGCCGCTGGCGGTGCTCGCCGCGTACGCCGATGGTGATCGCAACCTGATCCTGCTCAGTGGGCAGGGGAGAACGCCCGACCAGCAAGCCGTTAACGCGGAGTTGGCGACCGAGCTCGCGCAGTACGCGAACCGACCACCACAGCGATGGCTGGCTCTGCAGGGAGAAGCCCTGGCGATGGGTCCGACGAAGGTGCCCACGCAACTGCGGATCTCCCCACCCACCGAATCCACGGGCATCAGCCCGATAGCCGTGGGCGCGATCGCATTAGGTGTGCTGCTCATCCTGCTCGTCGCCTGGTTGTGGTGGCGGCCCAAGGGACAAGCCACCCCCGTACCCGGCAGCGAGGCCTAG